The Henckelia pumila isolate YLH828 chromosome 2, ASM3356847v2, whole genome shotgun sequence genome includes a window with the following:
- the LOC140885283 gene encoding miraculin-like, translating to MKNYLPSFITLLMLVRSGEFRLYDTGMKPLEADIPYYLVPVRTNDGGGITTIETNSTCNVVRLSIDDLPSDAVILNHDKPQDYLNWIVENLDLNIKFEPNNAGLCKNPISNVLQAAQSDQVTGQNFITLGGVQGNPGCGTIPYWFKIKQIFGEYSYKIVYCPDVCDLVTVICRDVGVYDQYAAFRRLVLTDGDPFIFRFHKKNPC from the coding sequence ATGAAAAATTATCTCCCCTCTTTCATCACCCTACTGATGTTGGTACGCAGTGGTGAGTTCCGCTTGTACGACACGGGCATGAAACCTCTCGAGGCAGACATTCCTTACTACCTTGTGCCGGTTCGGACAAACGATGGCGGTGGCATAACTACGATAGAAACCAACTCAACCTGTAACGTAGTCCGATTGTCAATTGATGATCTACCGAGTGATGCAGTGATCCTCAACCATGACAAACCTCAAGACTACTTGAACTGGATCGTAGAAAATTTGGATCTAAACATCAAGTTCGAGCCTAATAATGCAGGTTTATGCAAAAATCCAATTTCCAATGTGCTGCAAGCGGCTCAATCCGACCAGGTCACGGGGCAAAACTTCATAACCCTAGGCGGGGTCCAGGGGAACCCCGGGTGTGGAACTATTCCCTATTGGTTCAAGATTAAGCAAATATTTGGTGAGTATTCTTACAAGATTGTTTACTGCCCTGATGTGTGCGACCTCGTTACTGTGATATGCAGAGATGTGGGAGTTTACGATCAATATGCAGCATTCCGACGTTTGGTTTTGACTGATGGTGACCCTTTTATATTTCGGTTTCATAAGAAAAATCCATGCTGA